The Micropterus dolomieu isolate WLL.071019.BEF.003 ecotype Adirondacks linkage group LG23, ASM2129224v1, whole genome shotgun sequence DNA window GtcagagaaaaaatatattaagttTTTGAAAACAAGAATCTGGTGATTAActttaatattaaagtgtttgtttaattaaaaaagattATATAGAGCTCATCATCACTACCATTAAATTAACCTTTGTATTACAAAATTTTTCTATTGCTTTGGCTCAATTTTCACTAGAATTTCAGTGTGCAGATCTGTCGATGCAAAGGCATTCTTGCCTTTACACACAAACTTCTGTCCTGACATACAAAGTGCAAAAGACTAAATCACACACCTCATATCAGCACAAGTTACAATAAATATTACTAACCATACAGTCACTGAACCAATGCAACATGTTTGCTAGTTTTTGAACATGTCCCTGGTGAGCAGCATTGCATCATGGTTGTTTATTACTTCACCATCACTGTGACACATGTTGAATGTATGGCAACAGTGAAGAAATGCACTTTCGTTGTCCTTTTTTTACTCCCAACATGTTGCAATGTACTGACTTATCTGTATTAGTAACTGCATGATTTACTCCCTAATTCAAAAATCAATGGTTTCATTTTTCACCGTTAAAGCTGAAGACGCACCATCtaaatttgtcattttcttttatccCTCCATTGTACGTTTGGCTTTTTCTCAAGTGCTTATTGATCATTCATTTATTATCCATCGTCTTTACTTTCCCATTTATTTGACTTAAAGATGTTGGACTTCATTGTGAATAGAGGATGTATTTTCagatttatttctctttctcacGTTAAAGTGACTAGGAGGTATCGTATTGTTAATGTCTTCCCACAAACCTCAGCAGGACTCTTGCTTCTCTAAGCATGAGATTTCAAGTACACAATTTCTGTCATTCAGGTTCATGGAGGACCTGCAGGCTGAAGTCCAGGAGATGGAGTTCCTGCAGTTCTCCAAAGGTATGGACACAATGCGAAGAGAAGACTTTGCAGAGTGGCTGCTGCACTACACCAACGAAGAATACAACGAAGCCTACTGGGAGAACATGAGGAAGAAAATCCCTGCTGGCCAGGTTAAAGGCCTTTCCTTCACCAGAATGCTGTGAAAATTCAGTCAGTGTATCAAAAAAGTGAACTGACAGATTTTGTCTTGCAGAGTATCACATTTGATGAGTTCAAAGTCTTCTGTCTCTTCACCAACAATCTGGAGGATTTTTCCTTTTCAATGAAACTGGTCACTGGAGCCAACCGTCCTGTCGGAATGGGTAACAACTCTCTGTTGACTAGAATCCGGATAGTTTTCTCTTAACGTTAATACAGTAGATAACTACAGTTTTCCCCCTTCTCATTGCAGCCCAGTTTAAGCGAGCCGTGAGGATCGCCACAGGCCATGACTTGTCTGAGAACGTGCTGGATACTGTATTTAAACTCTTTGATACGGATGGAGACAACTGCCTGAGCCATAAGGAATTCATTGGTGTGATGAAAGACAGAGTACTGCGAGGTCTGAGGGTAAGTCTATCCATCTTGActttatattgtgttttaataGCAGCAAATACTCCCTCACGTGTTGTGAAACTACAGCTGCTTAGTTTAGCGACTGGAAAGCTAGCCTGGCTCCGCCCAAATGAAAGAAAGTCTGCCACCCAGCGCCTTTGAAGCTcactcctttttttcttttttctaatcTGTAAGAATAAGATATATAACTCTGCTGCAACGAGAATATTTCAAAAAAATGCTGAACTATTTCTCCAATTAGTCACCTAAGTAATCAAATCAACTACTGATGACATTAAAGGGAAAAATCTTCTAATATGGAGAGTTTGCCCTAATTTGTATCCCTTCGGTTGTACAGACTGAGCATTTTTCATTCTTACAAAATCAGCAGTCAGCATTTGTTACTTTCTTTTCAAAGCTAAAAATCCTGGAGCAGTAGTTACCTTACACATTGCTCCTCTCAGGGTTTGCATTTTGAATTTCACAATGAATAACAGTGCTGTTACAAGTGATAAACACTGTCCTGTCTAAGGTGCAGCCTCAGAACGGCTTCTCTGGCTACTGGAAATGTGTGAAGAGAGAGACCCTGAAGGGAGCCAAGGAGGCCCTAGGGGACGTCAGGAGCCCCATCTGAACCAACAAGATTTCTTCCACTTCCACTTTGGTACCAAATCAAAAAGTGGTGCGAACATGAATAGAAACATAACCACAAAGGAACTAACCACTATCTTGTGTACAAATTATGTTTACAGATCAACAATATATATTGTCTGATATTAGCTAAAGAACTCTGGTTGCGGTgtttacaatatatatatttttttaattgtttggtGCAGTGTGCTGACCTTTGTGCTTAATCAGTCATGCATTTTATATTCATTATGGATGATCACTTTGATTCTGCACTCAACACAAGCAGTGAATTTGGAAAACTAGGTAACTTTACTTAAAGGGATAGATGCTAACTCTGTGCTACTGAAATGTTTTCAAGGGCTTATGCGATAGCCGGTGTGGGTATTTCACcttttttgtaaaaaatatttatcacattttataaaaatgtttcaacaatgtGCTGCACATTTGAGcttcaaaaaaaataaaccagcTATAACTAATAactattttgtaatttattgtaGAATTGACCTGTTAAGTTCACATGAGTATGTGGGTGCTAATTATCTTACCATACATGTAGCCTAATTGAAAAAGTAAATAGACAAAACAAGCTTACTTCTGTGATAGATGAACAAATTAGTGACCGATGCCAAGGTTATCAGTGAATACAGCATACACGgctacaatacaataaaattacATTGAGCATGAAGCCATCTTTGGTCTTCTTATCACTATAAACAAATACATAGAAATTTGTATTGTATCAAAAATAGAAATTACATAGCCATATTGAAAGTAAATTCACATTTTTGACATACAATGTATAAGGAGATTACCTAAGAGACATAATGtgggattacatttttttccatCCTTGGCgttacaattttttttctatCCTTGGCTTTAAGGACCCAACGGTTTTGacacattttgaacattcatttgtttttcgAAGAATTGCATTATTGTGTCAAACCATCTATCAATATCGCTGCCATCCATCTGTACTGGACAGTATGCCATGtatataacaaaaacacaaatgaaagacaaaacagattgtcatacttaaaaaaaaaaaaaaaaaaaaacaagcatgtGCTTTCTATCCTGGGCTTTGAAAATGAGGCCTCTGCTGCACTGGActaaagagagggagagagagatttggTCAGAACTCGACCAGATGCGATGTAGCAGCCCGGCCTTCGCAGGTGAGCCCAGCCCTGACAGACGGACATGTCCCTCTTCTCAAAAGTGAGTCTTGCTATGTCTTTAGTTAACGGTGTGTGATAGCTGTCCTCCTGGGgttcagtttttctgttttcagaggCACACATGATGAACTGCAGCCCATGCGGACCACTGCTTGATATAATCGGGAAGTGCTTTCAAAGTGTTTGATCCactgtgggaaaaaaagaacatgtgTAAAGATTTTGGAACAATTTTAAACAAACTGTAGGGTGACAACGGGCAGCTTTCTTTTTAACTGAGCAGTGACACTTCGTTTAGGGCAAATTTTGGTTGCCTGGGGAGCATTTCCTGTAGACATAATGTGGTTCTTGTCCAatgcttttataaaaaaaaaaccaactgTGCAAGCTGTCACAATTGATTGTACACATAGCAGCGGAGACACAATGGTGTACAGAGTATCTGTAGGTCATGAAACACCTTAAAAGCATTGAATTAAGTTCCCTCAAAAAGGCCTGAGAGGGTACTAAAAGTCTGAAATTACCTTTACAAAGGCTGCCACAGACATAACATTAGTTATACATTTTTCTGTAGGTGGTGATGGGCATCTATAAACTACAAATGAGACTTGCCGCACAGTGGCTTGTGCTGCAGGAGGCTGGAGTTTCAGTCAGCACCATCAGACACagcaaacactgtcactgtggCTAGGAAGCGCATCAAATCATAACTGACAAGGGTtcatttcaaataataataaaaacgtTACTCCATCCATAACTTCCTGCCACTTCTCTCGGTCCAGgtcacattaattaattaattatattactAGAAATGAACAGTTATATACAGCAGGAAGTACAAAAATGTGATATGTCATGTAATTCATATACTTTAACTGAAGGCCTTATTGTCTTATTGGTTTTGCGTGTtaaaaaaggtcttaaaaagtctaaaaTCTAATTTGGTGAAACCCTAGGTCTACTTTTAAGTGTCTACAACATCCAGTACAGTACTTAAAGCACAGTGACACTGTACTACCAAAGAAATCAAAGCTGATGTGAGGCtgttaacacacaaacagtgcaAGTGAACTGCAAGATGGTGACAATTAcaccagtgttttattttatcctgttgcttcacttttttcccctgcctCAATCGGATCTCTAAATCAGCATCAAACTGTTGAAGGCTCTACACAATGACAGACTCCACCTTTGTTTTATTGCTGCTTAATGAAGGGGCCGCTCAGGTGCACCAACAATGAACTCTTAATTATAGAAAGTGAATAAAAGTGTAACGTGTTTAAGCACATTTTCACACTGCAGAAAAGAAATTGCAGttctctgtaaatgaaaacGTGTGCGTGTGGCAGTGTTCCACTGTAGTGTTTTAACATGCACTGTAAAAAGAAGACGAAGCAGGGAAAGTATTTCTCACATGGAAGTTACATTTCCAGTGAGAACTGACGAGCTTAAGTTGGCAGGAGATAATATTTCTTTACGGCACGCAAAGTATAATAAGATTAAACTAAATGTTATCTACACTGCTAATTCCCCCTTTGTAAATTTGCCCTATGCTGCCACCAAACGTCACATTTAGCCTATAGTAGTATATTTTGGATAATACTAAGCATTGTGATAATGAGTTGTAATTGTTGTTATTTAGATGTattattgtttagttttttctgtctctctttacaCTCAGTGAGTGGCATATAGCTATTCTTTTGATACTGTAATACACTCAAACACTCCTGCCAATGCTTTTCAAGTCTCTCTTTACctttgtatattatattgtatggTTTGGCTGTTGAAATGAAGATAACATCACTTATTCTTGCTGATTCAAGTTTAACCATGAGGATTAAAAGTTGACCTGACATCCTGCTTTACAAATCGGCCACACTAACTTCAACTAATATGCAATTTCAAGCCAGGCAGAGTCACAGCTGAAGATAATTGAAAGACTAATCACTTGATAACACTGCTTATTTCCCTTTCTCACTACCTCTCATTTGGGGACTTTCgatcatgttttttgttttgattagttcaaactctttaaatgtaatgttaaacgGAGCGGTGAGATCCTAACCATGCCTCTCAGGACGGCTCTCGTCTTACCATTCACCACAGCAGGATGGAGACGTCAAGGGTCGTTCTCCTTCTTCACTGTCACGTCTCCGTCTCCGGCCAGGATGGTGGAGATCTCTCCCTGCATGAAGGCCCATGGCACAGTGGATCCAGCCAGGGGACAGCGTTCTCCACTGGGGCAATACACCTCCCCGCCTTGACCTTGGCTGCGGATGAATCCTCGGGTACAGGGGAAGCAGAACTTGTGGTGCGGGACAGAGGGACACTGGACAAAATGAGTGTCCTCCAAGCGCTCTCGGCAGAGGgtgcagcagagcagagtgccCTGAGCGTTGCTTGTAGACTCCCCAGCTCCGGTGTTGCTGCTTGACCCCACCGCATTTAAACCCTGCCCCATGGCTGCCTGGGAGACTGAGGTGGAGGCAGTGGAGGGGCTGCTGCTGGTGGGGCGCCCGGCTGAAGAGGAGTGGGCTGTGGACATGCTGGGGCTGTCTCTGGCCATCTGGCTGGAGCTCAGGCTGTCTGCGACTCCCATGAGCGCCGAGATGGGTGAGGGCTGGCTGTGTAAACGGGGCGGGCCCTCTTGGGGGACAGCCATGCCTGGAAGAGGTTCCATGCCTGAGTAAGCACCTCGAGGCCAGGGCTCTCTCGCTGGGTGATCGGGCCTCCCTTCGCTCTCTCCATTCTCAGAGCCCGGAGAAGCCTTGCGGCGCCGAGCTGTGCTCTTTGCTGGAACAGGGCGTCCAGCAGGTGCCATAGGCAGCCCTGCATCTGGCTGTGGCAGAACCTCTGGAATTGGGGGCTCTTTAAACATCCGCACGCCATCATTCAACAGCTCGGACAGCCCACGCCAGTCTCCTGTGCCTTGGCGCTTCTCGTATTCCACGTAGCGCAAGCCAGAGTTCACTGCTTTACCTGCGTCTTTGGCTGAGTCACGGAACATCTGCCTGACCAGGTCTGGGACTCCTGAGAAGAACATTCCAGAGCCGGCAGGGTACTCCAAAAACACCTTCAGCTCAAACTCTGGAGTTGTGCTGGCATCAAAGGCCAGAACACGACCCATCAGATTATGGTCTTTCCTGAAGCGCACATTAAAGGGGACGCAGCTGCTGAGAGCTACAAGTACATCCCGGACTGCTTTGGGACGGTTTGGCCAGCCTTCGACCCTGCTACGTGCCACCTCATTCAATTCAGCCAACACTTCATTGTTCCTCCACAGTGCAGGATCTATACCCACCAGAGCAGAGGTGCTAGCTCCCACAGCCTGTCTTCTACCAGCATCACTCATGATGGGGCCAGCTGAGACCGCAATAGGTGTGGCCCCAGTTCTAGAGCCTGGTAATTGGCCTAAAAGCCCATGAGGGTTTGCTACTAACCCCTGAGCTATCAAGGCATGGGATATGGTGCCATGAAGACTAGGAACTGCCCCAACAATAGCCCGACGAGTGTTTGGGCTCTGTCTGCTGCCCTCTGACAAAGCCACATCTTCAGCTCTGTGCAGGCCATTGGGGAGGCGAGAAGACACCCCATACTCACCCCTCCCCCTATCTAGACGCTCTCCATGCTGTCTCCCTGCTTCAATGGGCCCAGCCGGGCTGGGCTTGCCCTGCTGTGGACCGGGGGACCTGCCGTCTAAAACTCCGTGCGTGTTCTTCAGTTGCCTGGCAGTTTCAATGAGGAGCTCTATTCGGTCTGCCCCGTCGTAGTTGACACATCCCCGGCACACAGCCTCGCTGAACTCCCACAGCATGGCCCAGGGCATCTTGGGCAGATCGCAGAGGTAGCACCATTGCCGTCTAGAGGAAGACTGCGAGGCGGAGGACATGTTGTTTACAGGCCTTCGACCAAACTTTCTTCGGAGGCCTACACGTTACGGTCTACGTTTTCCAACAATTCTTTAATTCTCAGACACCACGCGCCACATGCCGCGCATTTTAGGATGGAAATCAAACGCAAACTAACCTCAAAACGCGGCTGTTGACGACAACATTTAAAAGTTAGCGACGTCTTCTTTCTCGATTTGTTCGTGTCGGTTTGTGTGGAAGGAAGTAAAATGTCATAAGACACCGGAAACACCTACGTGAATGACGCTCGGGGCGCTATGGGAGTTGTAGTTCTTTTCTTGGGCCGCCGTCTTTCTCGCTAACATTGCGATTAACATTTATTATAGAAACATTAGTACACGAACAACCAGGGATAAAGGCTACACATAACAGGTAACTAAGGTACGCGTTGTTATCAGTTATTAAACAGGATATTTGTGAAGTTTTGAaactcttattttattttatgaagaATCGGCGTAAACGTTACCTGTAAAGTcagaaacattgtttttttagaTAGTTGCTCGCCTAAACCGTTTGTTGTGGGAGCAAGAAAATAGGTGTTATAATATAGTCTTACATTCTTTTTATATACatgccatgtttccatccaattgtcatgcgaattttaagctttgaaatgtcgcaaaaaagaaaaaacatatttcGCAAGAAATTCCTaaatatgtgcgtttccatccgcttgtttggagcgaataaaccaggctactgCAAGCAtcgttacgtcagtagttgacgttacacatggctttaataaacaagacgtatgggttccaaaccagaagcAAAACCAGTTGCTTGAACCTGATGGCAGGtcatcttagaaaaatggagagaggtcctcagaaatgtgtttcaagcgggcaaactgctaccagccatgtctccgcacattatgggaatatccggtgttatgcgagttttgcatgcctccCGAGAATTGCACGCACCTCCagataatgcttttaaacgctataatatcctttgtggggttcctcaatgatgataaatgattcTAAGTATATAGTCTATtctatgaacgtttagagtcgttcatattttattacacacagtagaa harbors:
- the irf2bp1 gene encoding interferon regulatory factor 2-binding protein 1, encoding MSSASQSSSRRQWCYLCDLPKMPWAMLWEFSEAVCRGCVNYDGADRIELLIETARQLKNTHGVLDGRSPGPQQGKPSPAGPIEAGRQHGERLDRGRGEYGVSSRLPNGLHRAEDVALSEGSRQSPNTRRAIVGAVPSLHGTISHALIAQGLVANPHGLLGQLPGSRTGATPIAVSAGPIMSDAGRRQAVGASTSALVGIDPALWRNNEVLAELNEVARSRVEGWPNRPKAVRDVLVALSSCVPFNVRFRKDHNLMGRVLAFDASTTPEFELKVFLEYPAGSGMFFSGVPDLVRQMFRDSAKDAGKAVNSGLRYVEYEKRQGTGDWRGLSELLNDGVRMFKEPPIPEVLPQPDAGLPMAPAGRPVPAKSTARRRKASPGSENGESEGRPDHPAREPWPRGAYSGMEPLPGMAVPQEGPPRLHSQPSPISALMGVADSLSSSQMARDSPSMSTAHSSSAGRPTSSSPSTASTSVSQAAMGQGLNAVGSSSNTGAGESTSNAQGTLLCCTLCRERLEDTHFVQCPSVPHHKFCFPCTRGFIRSQGQGGEVYCPSGERCPLAGSTVPWAFMQGEISTILAGDGDVTVKKENDP